The stretch of DNA GACTTATTAGACTAAGCTACTGTTTGAATTTAATTGAGGAATACTGGCATATTGTCATTCCCTTCAGTAAATTGACTTTTAAGTGTTTGGTCCAGTAAATGTTTCACTGAAAAACTCATTTCATATGCCtaaccatttcaaaatgaatttcTCCTTGGATGCAGTGATgtacaaattaaaatacaaatacgatttatatttaaataggaAAACTACTGTTAAAATCTGTATTGGcagcaaaatgtattttcaatgcTAATGTGTGGATTTTGCTTTGAGATGTGATTCGTTATTGAAAATTGACAGTAAAATGAGTAATCTCAGGAAACTTTGAATTTCAactctttcattacattactgcaTGTGTTTTTAATGTGGCACAAATATACAATCTCTGTCTTATAAATTCTGCTTTGTAAGAACACAGAGAAGGTTGAATATATTCATAAAGATGTAGCTTGTCCTGAAATTCTCTTTGCCCtgaataatttgttttgtaCTTCCTCGAATGAACCTGACCAAAAAGCACACCAAATGACCACATGGGAGTCTATTGTCAGCCACAAATAGATGTATTGTAATTACGAGCTCCTTATTTTAGCATGAGTGGTATGATCCTTATAAGCCAATACAGAACATGggcaaatgtttatttatttggataGGTCTTATTTCTTAATTCTTAATTAGCAAGCAGCCAAATTGCCAAAGATTATCATTCTTTGATATCAAACTAAGTCTTACTGTCTCCCCTGAAATTAAGACTCACTTCATTGTACTAATTAACCATTATTGCACACATATGTCTTATAGATATTTCATAAAACTAGCAGCTAATCACTCCCAGCctcaaacaagaaaaataaaatttacgGTGTATGTCCATGAATGGCTTTTTTATGTCTCTGATCATGTTAGTACTTTGCTGGCTGCATCTGGGAAAATTCACTGCGCTTCTGTACAAAGTATTGCGGCTGCATAATTAACTGGGATATCTGATTGcaccagtttaatgtcagaTATTTTAGCTCTTATTTCATCATTATCactgtttttacatttaattttgatgaATCAAAATGGTCTAGTGACttctaatataatatataatcattttatatataaagtTTTTTCCAGATAAAATCCAAAAGCATCCTATCAATATTTTTTCCTAGTACATTCCTGTTactattgtttttgttacatTGCGCGTGACGTCACTAGCCTCTGAACACGTTGACGCAAGCTCCTCCCACTGGAGGAGCGCGCACATTCCTATTGTCCAAGATGGCGGCCTAGATACAGGATCTCTAGTGTTTATGTGATTACATGTTTTCTcactttatattttaaatatatgtttttaaaacgTGTTGCGACGCACATGCATGTTTCGGTTTGATTCATCGCATCGTTTATGTGCAACGCCGACAGAGACAGCCAGCATTTGTTTAGAAAACGGACCCTTTTTGCAGGCGCAAGCAAAAAAGTTTgagcatcattaaaaaaaagagatgaagagacAGGCCGAACGGGAATCGAGCCCTGCAAGAGGAATCGCGAAACGTATAcgggagagagaacgagaccGAGATGTGAGTCGCAGGGATGACGGTCCGCCCACGCCACTGGCTGCACTGTTTGCCGACAGCCGAAATTATTACAAGCACCAGGTGCGCAGCCGGAGTAGAGAACGTGAAAAACCCCGGCCAAGGGAGGAGCGACCTGCAGTCGGACAGCTTCACCACCGGCAACACCACCACGACCTCACGCTCATCGGACGCCCCTCGCTGAGGACTACCGCAGTACTGCCCAAAACAAGCAAAGCTGCTGCAGAAATCAACACCCGCGTCGGCAGCCTGGAGTACAAAACTTTAATCATTAGCAACCTGGGCTCGCAGCTACCCGACGAACACGTGGAAGATGGACTGTTTCACGAGTTCAAAAAGTTCGGAAATGTCAGCGTCAAGCTCTCCCACACTCCAGAGCTGGGTCGCGTCGCCTACGTGAATTTCAGGCATCCCGACGACGCGAAAGAAGCGCGCCACTCCAAAGCCAGGTTAGTGCTGTACGACCGTCCCCTGAAAGTTGAACCCATGTACCTCAGACGCCGTAGCTGCACGCCGCCCGACGTGGGATACGTGCCTGCGCTCGGCGTTTACCAGTACCGGCAACGGTCCCTTTCTCCCGGCCCGGGGGCCAGCAGCATCAGAGACCTTCGAGCCCGGCATTATGCCGTTGAGGGACTAGGGGTGAACCGGGAACGGGAGAGGGTGTTGGACTACTATAGCTTGTTAGAGGAAAAGGGGCGGGGCCACACGTATCAGCCGTCTCCAGAGGACGACTTGAAGCCTGAGGACGACCAGAGGGCGACCCGGAACTTGTTCATCGGCAACCTCGACCACAACGTGTCCGAGGCGGAGCTCCGGCGGAGCTTCGACAAGTACGGCGTCATCGAGGAGGTGATCATCAAGCGGCCGGCGCGCGGCCAGGGCGGGGCCTACGCCTTCCTCAAGTTCCAGAACCTGGACATGGCGCACCGGGCCAAGGTGGCCATGCAGGGGCGCATGGTCGGCGGCAACCCGGTGAAGATCGGCTACGGCAAGGCCAACCCCACCACGCGGCTGTGGGTGGGCGGCCTGGGCCCCGGCACGTCGCTGGCGGCGCTGGCCCGCGAGTTCGACCGCTTCGGCAGCATCCGCACGGTGGACTACGCCAAGGGCGACAGCTTCGCCTACGTGCAGTACGAGAGCCTGGACGCGGCGCAGGCCGCCTGCGCGCAGATGCGCGGCTTCCCGCTGGGCGGCCCGGAGCGCCGGCTCCGCGTCGACTTCGCCAACCCCCCGGCCCCGCTGCCCCCGGCCGGGCCCCCGCCCCCGGACTACGACCTGCCGCCCGAGGCCTACGCCCACCGCGGCCTCGACCGGGAGCCCCGGCCCCCGCGGGAACGCAGCCCCGCCCGGGGCCCGTTCACCGAGCGTGAGCGGGACCGGGAGCGCGCCCTGGCGGACCGGGACTGGCCCAGCCCGTCGAAGAGCCTGGAGCGCCGGGGCCGGAGCCCGAGCCGGGAACGCCGGGGGAGCCGGGAGCGCCGCGGGAAGGAGCGCGAGGAGCGCCGGAAACGCCGCAGCCTGTCGGGCGACCGGCCGCTCCCGGACCGGGACCGGGGCCGGGTCAAAGGGCGCGGGCCGGGCCCGTCCTCGCCCCCGTCTCCGGACTGCAGCCCCGGCCGACCGCGGGCCAGAGCCGGGGACCCGCCCGCCgagccccccgccccgcccgccccgtcGCGCCCCGAGGACGCCCCGCACGAGCCCCATCGCAACCACGGCGACCCGCAGGGCCCGGAGGAGGACGAGGGCCCGCCGGAGCGCGGGGAGAGGCCCCAGGCCGACGGCGGCAGGAAGCCCAGCACCCTGTCCGAGTACGCCCAGACCCTGACGCGCGTGTGGCAGGGGCCCCTGGTGCTGAAGAACAGCTGGTTCCCCACGAACATGCACATGCTGGAGGGGGGGCCCGGCTTCCTGCGGGCGGTGCTGAGGGACGAGCAGGCcccggcgggcggggcgggccAGCTGAAGATCGCCCAGCGCCTGCGCATGGACCAGTCCAAGCTGGACGAGGTGACGCGGAGGATCCGGCTGGGCGGGGCGGAGGGCTACGCCGTCCTGCTGGCCGTGCAGGGGCCCTTCGACCGCGAGGCGCCCCCTCCCCAACCGGGCCTGCAGAGGAGGCTGCTGCGCAACCTGGTCACCTACCTCAGGACCAAGCAGGCGGCCGGCGTCATCAGCCTGCCCCTGGGGGGCGCTAAGGAGCACGAGACGGGGGCCACCCTGTACGCCTTCCCGCCCTGCGACTTCTCCCGGCTGTACCTGCAGCCGGCGCTGAGGACTCTGGGTAAACTGGAGGAGGAGCACCTGGTGATCGTCATTGTGAAAGACTTGGTCTGAGGGGGGtatgtgggggtgagggggtgcaCGTCCCGGAGTTTGGCTAGAGCGGGGAGGGTCCTGCAAGTGCTGCTACGTTTTTTGCCCGAACAAACACGCAGGTTTAGGACTGTTACGGGAGGGCATTCTTAAAATCAGGCTTTATGATATTGAtcagttgtattttattttgaacctgcacagtaaatacagtaggtAGTCTTTTGTACTCTAAGAAAAATCTAGCTATATAACAGCACTACCCAAGTTAATGTTGTTAACACTATGGcaatctcccctcccccccactgtTTCAGGCAGGAAGAAAACTGATTTTTGATCCCTCTTCCTAATTGTCCAGTTTAATGGATGAACATTTCACTGATGTGTGAAagttgattatttttttttgtcttttttattttttgttttatttttgtccttCCTTAAAAGCGGTGTGTTTCAGCTGCAGTCTCGTGCATTTTTAGATTGAATGGCGTTCAATGCCTTTTATGTTTTCAAGACAAAAGGAAtgtgttaaaagaaaaaaggttatGACTGCAGGTATGATGGGTCTGTCAAGCAGAGtgtgatatttttgtatttctcaGTTATTTAAATGGGTGAAGTGTAGTTTGAGGATAGGTTTGACCATAATTACCTCCGTACTGCTCACCTACTTGCTTATTATTGCAAGTGTCAATTATTGTAATTCTCCGATTCCCCTGTGTTGCCCATGTCCCTACACTACATTTTTTACAAGGAGCACATCTGCTCTTCGTTATTATTTAGTCATTTTTCCTGTTCGCAAACATTTAATTTTCTGGTGCAAATACTTCGAAAATATAGTGCCCTGCTGCGGGTGAATTCTGTTTCATTACAGAGAATAACTACATGAATGGTACTGTTACACTACAATACATGTGGAATCCTGACAGTTTTGGACTTTTGAATATTGTAAAGCCAGAAGACTGTTGTCAGTATGAATTTCTGTACATTGTAAGGTAA from Conger conger chromosome 14, fConCon1.1, whole genome shotgun sequence encodes:
- the LOC133110375 gene encoding putative RNA-binding protein 15B, with amino-acid sequence MKRQAERESSPARGIAKRIRERERDRDVSRRDDGPPTPLAALFADSRNYYKHQVRSRSREREKPRPREERPAVGQLHHRQHHHDLTLIGRPSLRTTAVLPKTSKAAAEINTRVGSLEYKTLIISNLGSQLPDEHVEDGLFHEFKKFGNVSVKLSHTPELGRVAYVNFRHPDDAKEARHSKARLVLYDRPLKVEPMYLRRRSCTPPDVGYVPALGVYQYRQRSLSPGPGASSIRDLRARHYAVEGLGVNRERERVLDYYSLLEEKGRGHTYQPSPEDDLKPEDDQRATRNLFIGNLDHNVSEAELRRSFDKYGVIEEVIIKRPARGQGGAYAFLKFQNLDMAHRAKVAMQGRMVGGNPVKIGYGKANPTTRLWVGGLGPGTSLAALAREFDRFGSIRTVDYAKGDSFAYVQYESLDAAQAACAQMRGFPLGGPERRLRVDFANPPAPLPPAGPPPPDYDLPPEAYAHRGLDREPRPPRERSPARGPFTERERDRERALADRDWPSPSKSLERRGRSPSRERRGSRERRGKEREERRKRRSLSGDRPLPDRDRGRVKGRGPGPSSPPSPDCSPGRPRARAGDPPAEPPAPPAPSRPEDAPHEPHRNHGDPQGPEEDEGPPERGERPQADGGRKPSTLSEYAQTLTRVWQGPLVLKNSWFPTNMHMLEGGPGFLRAVLRDEQAPAGGAGQLKIAQRLRMDQSKLDEVTRRIRLGGAEGYAVLLAVQGPFDREAPPPQPGLQRRLLRNLVTYLRTKQAAGVISLPLGGAKEHETGATLYAFPPCDFSRLYLQPALRTLGKLEEEHLVIVIVKDLV